The genomic stretch CTTTTTGTTTGGGGGCTTGAAGTGTCAAATCAGGAGCGCTTTGTGGTTTTCCGCCTCGTGGGACCGGGGCTGCAAATTCGGCACCCCTCTTAACGCCCTGCGGCCTGATTGCCTATGCCCGCACCTGATTAACTTCGTCGCGGGGGCTTAAGCGCGTCCGCGGTCTCCCATGGGGTCCTGCAGCAGAAAACTAGGCCTGCCAGCGCCGGCCCGCCGTCTGGACGCCGAACAGCGAGGGGTTGCGGGCATAGGCGGCAAGGCCGAGAAGTGCTGCCAGCGGATTGGTGATGACATAGACGGGCATGGTGCGCATCAGCGCACTGTGCGGCGCCTTGTCCTCGAAGGCGGCGCGGAAATTGCCTGCTTTCAGCGCCGGTACGATTTTTTGCGCGATGCCGCCGGTCAAGAACACGCCGCCGCGGCTCATGAAGACCAAAGCGAGATCGCCGGCGGTGCGGCCGAGGCATGTGACGAAGGTTTCCAGCGCTTCTTGCGCCACCGGATCGGTCTTGGCCAATGCCGCACCGGTGATCTCGGCCGGCGTGGTGAAGGGCGACGGCTTGCCGTCCGCCTTGGCCACCGCCCTGTAGACGTTGACGAGGCCGCGGCCACACAGGATCTGCTCGCCGGAAATGCGGCCCTCGAGCTTCTCAATATGGGGGAAAACCTCGAAATCGCGCGGTGAGCGCGGGCCGATATCCATATGACCGCCCTCGCCGGGCACCGGAATCCAGTGGCGCAGCGCATAGACCAGCCCGGCGACGCCGAGACCGGTACCCGGCCCGAGCACGACGCGGCCGGCATTGGGCTCCAGCGTGCCGCCGCCGATCTTTTCCATATGCTCCTCGCCGAGGGCGACGACGGCCAGCGCCTGCGCCTCGAAATCGTTGAGCACGACAATGTCGCTCAGGCCGAGGCTGGCGAACATCTGCTTCGGCTTGACGACCCACGGGCAGTTGGTGAGTTCGATCTCGTCGCCGTCGACCGGACCGGCCACCGCCAGCACCGCCGAATTGGGCCGGACCGACGAGCGGTCGAGCACCGCCGCCTGGATTGCCTCGTCGATGGTGTTGAAATTGGCGGTCTGGAAGATTTGCGGCTCGGTCGGTTCGGAATTGGCGTCGAGCACGATCGAAAAGCGCGCATTGGTGCCGCCAATGTCGCCGATCAGGACCGGAAACCGCAACGACGTGTCGGTATCGCTTACGCTTGGCATGCTCTCGTCCGTCCTCGGCGCCCCTGACGGCGTATCGCCGTTCTTCCGTTGACTAGCGCATGAGTTTGAAAAGGGAAACGGTTTTCGAACCCCGCAGCGCGCGCAGTGAGGTTCTGCGGCCAAACGGCCACTGTTTAGCCAAAAAACAGGCCGCTAAACCGATTGAGCCCGCCGATGGCGCAGCGGTGATCAGTTCACGGGCGGCCGTGGCCGAGGAACGGGCGCGCCCATTCTGGGTGTCGCCGCGAAAGCATTTGCCGCGCCTGGCAAATCGCCGCCCCCGCTGGCCGTGGCGGCGGGCTGCGGCGGCGCTTCCGGTTCGGGCGCGGCGACCACGACCGGCATGGCGCCACCGTGGTAGGTCGCCGCCTCGGCCGAGGCCGGCCCCGGCGCTTCAAGCACGGCGCGGCATTCCTTGGGCAGGTTGGCCATGGTCATCAAGTCGCGCGCCTTCGGCGCATCAGGGTTCTTGTTGGGTCGCCAGGGCTCCTCGGTGAACCACCAGGCCAGCGGCTTGCCGCAGCCCTCATCATCCGGCGTTGCTTCCTGCGCCTTGCAATTGGGCGAGCCAGGCTGGCAGCCGATGCGCATATGGAAATGGTAGTCGTGGCCCCAGAACGGTCTGATCTTGCGCAGCCAGGAGCGGTCGCCCTTGACCGTGTCGCAGAGCTTTTTCTTGATGCCCGGATTGACCAGGATGCGCTCGACCTCCGCGTAGCTCGCCGCTTGTTTCAGCAACGCCGTATGCTGCGGCGTCCACAACGCGTCCTTCACCAGATGGGTTTTCTCGTCGACCATCAAGGTGGCGCTCATCGACTCGCGCTGTGCCATCGACAGCGGACGGCTTGGCATCGGCGTCAGCCAGATGTCGGCATCAAGCCCGATCTGGTGTGAGGCGTGGCCGGTCAGCATCGGGCCGCCGCGCGGCTGCGCGATGTCGCCGATCAGCAGGCCCGGCCAGCCATCGGCGGCCGCGTCGCGCGACAGCTTCTCGATCAGCGCGATCATCGCCGGATGACCCCAGCGCCGGTTGCGGGACGGCCGCATCACTTCCCAGGTCGGGCCATCCATGGGAATGGCGACACCACCGGCAAAACAGCCCTTGGAGTAGAAGCCGATCGACTGCGCCGCGCTCGCGGTCGGCAGTTTCTCGGCGCCGAACAGGTCCTTTGCCCGTTCCTCGGCCGCCGCCGGCTGAGCGGCGACACCAGTCAGGGCTAGCAAGCCAAGGGCAGCCGCCAACCGAAATTTCTTACCCGTACCGGGCCGTTTCGTTGCCTTCATGAAACCGGATCCCCACCGCAATCTCAGCCCGAATCATAGCACGCAACGCATGACGCTTCGATCGTCAGCGCTTCATCGGGCTGCGCGCCTCGCCGTCGCGCCAGTCGCCGCTTGCCCACATATGGTCGAAGGCGGCGCGGTAATCCGGAAAACGAAAGCGATAGCCCGCAACCTTGATCGCCGCATTGGCGACACGCTTGTTCTCGCCATAGAAAGACCGCGCCATGGGCGAAAGTTGGGCGGTGTCGAAGGGAATTTCGGGCGGCGGCTCGATGCCCATCAGCGACGCGGCATAAGTGACGACGTCCTGCGGCGGCGCCGGCTCATCGTCGGTG from Mesorhizobium sp. NZP2077 encodes the following:
- a CDS encoding glucokinase encodes the protein MPSVSDTDTSLRFPVLIGDIGGTNARFSIVLDANSEPTEPQIFQTANFNTIDEAIQAAVLDRSSVRPNSAVLAVAGPVDGDEIELTNCPWVVKPKQMFASLGLSDIVVLNDFEAQALAVVALGEEHMEKIGGGTLEPNAGRVVLGPGTGLGVAGLVYALRHWIPVPGEGGHMDIGPRSPRDFEVFPHIEKLEGRISGEQILCGRGLVNVYRAVAKADGKPSPFTTPAEITGAALAKTDPVAQEALETFVTCLGRTAGDLALVFMSRGGVFLTGGIAQKIVPALKAGNFRAAFEDKAPHSALMRTMPVYVITNPLAALLGLAAYARNPSLFGVQTAGRRWQA
- the mepA gene encoding penicillin-insensitive murein endopeptidase, with the translated sequence MKATKRPGTGKKFRLAAALGLLALTGVAAQPAAAEERAKDLFGAEKLPTASAAQSIGFYSKGCFAGGVAIPMDGPTWEVMRPSRNRRWGHPAMIALIEKLSRDAAADGWPGLLIGDIAQPRGGPMLTGHASHQIGLDADIWLTPMPSRPLSMAQRESMSATLMVDEKTHLVKDALWTPQHTALLKQAASYAEVERILVNPGIKKKLCDTVKGDRSWLRKIRPFWGHDYHFHMRIGCQPGSPNCKAQEATPDDEGCGKPLAWWFTEEPWRPNKNPDAPKARDLMTMANLPKECRAVLEAPGPASAEAATYHGGAMPVVVAAPEPEAPPQPAATASGGGDLPGAANAFAATPRMGAPVPRPRPPVN